The Oryzihumus leptocrescens sequence GCCGAGCAGGCCCGTCGGCACGGCTGGACCGTCGCCCTTCGGGCGGTCGGCGCCACCCCGGCGACCCTCGCGACGCTGCCGCTGCTCGACCCCGAGGTCGTGCGACTCGACGCGAGCGTCCTGCACAGCCGCGACCTGCGCCACCAGGCCGACGTGCTCCACGCGGTCCGGGCGCACACCGCCGCGACCGGCAGCCTGGTGCTGGCTGAGGGCGTCACCACCCCGGCCGACGAGGGCACGGTGCGGATGCTCGGCGCCCACCTGGCGGCCGGCCCGCTCTACGACCCGCACGGGGAGCGCGCCGGGGCCCGGGGCGGGCTGACCGCGATGCTCGGCGGCCGGGCCGCCGCCCTGCTGGAGACCCACGACAGCCCCTACACCCTGGTCACCCGCAAGCACTCCCCGCGCATGGCGGACAAGCGCTTCCTGGTCGAGCTGAGCAAGACGCTGGAGGCCCAGGCGCTGGACGCCGACGGCGCCGCCATCGTGCTGTCCTCCTTCCAGGACGTGCGCCACCTCACCCCCTCCACGATCGGCCGCTACGAGCAGCTTTCCCGCACCGGGTCGCTGGTGGCCATGCTCGGCACCGGGGTCGACACCCCGCCGGTGGCCGGCGCGCGGCACGCCCCGCTCGACCCCGCCGACCCGCTGCAGCGGGAGTGGACGCTGGTCGTCATCACGCCGACCTGGGCGACCCTGCTCACGGCGCACGACTTCGGCGACACCGGACGACCCGAGGGCGACCGGCGGTTCAACTTCGTCCTCACCCACGACCGCGACCTCGCCGTGGCCGCGTCGCGCAGCCTGCTGTCGCGGGTCTGGGAGGGCCACCAGGACCCGCGGCCGCGCCGGGTCGGCCGCCGGCGGCGGATGGTCTCCTGACCCCCGCCCGGCATGCCGTCGTCCCGCGCACGGGTTCGGGCGATAGCCTCCGAACGTGTACTTCACCGACCGGGGCATCGAGGAGCTGGCGCAGCGACGGGGCGAGGAGGAGGTCAGCCTGGAGTGGCTGGCCGACCAGCTGCGGACGTTCGTCGACCTGAACCCCGAGTTCGAGACCCCCATCGAGCGCTTTGCCACCTGGCTGGCGCGGCTCGACGACGACGAGGACTGAGCAGCGTGAGCTTTGTGGACCACTTCGCCGACGAGGACGTGCACGACATCCCGACCGAGTTCGCCCCCACCACCGAGTTCCACGTGCCCGAGGGCCCGCGTGACATCGGGATGGTGTTCATCGGCGACTCCTACGTCGCCGGCTACGGCGACCCCAAGGGCCTGGGCTGGGTGTCCCGGGTCGTGGGCCGCACCTCGCACCCGGACGTGGACCTCACGGCATACAACCTGGGCGTGCGCGGCGACGCCTCCACGGACGTCCTGGCCCGCTGGGGTGCGGAGTGCCGTCCGCGCTGGACCGAGCGCGCGGAGCGCCGGCTGGTCATCGGGGTCGGCGCCAACGACGCGCGCAACGGCATGACGACCGCCCGCCTTCGGCTGTCCCTCGCCAACATCCTCGACGACGCCTCGGCTGCGGGCATCGCGACGTTCGTGGTCGGGCCGCCGCCCACGCTGGACCAGGACTTCAACGAGCGGCTCGAGGTCGTCGTCGAGGCCCAGGCCGACGTGTGCTCGCGCCGCTCGGTCCCCTACGTCGACTGCTTCCACCCCCTGCTGGGGCACGAGCAGTGGCAGGCCGACCTCTCGGCCGGCGACGGCTGGCACCCCGGGCAGGCCGGCTACGGCCTGATCGCCTGGCTGGTGCTGCACGGCGGCTGGGCCCGCTGGCTCCTCATCGAGGACTGACCTGACCATCGCGCACCACCGCGCGAACCACAACCAGCCACCTCGCCGAACTGGACGTTGCTGCCCCTTCACCGCGCGTGAAGGGGCAGCAACGTCCAGTTCGGCGTCTGCGGGCGGAGGCGCCCCCGTGGCGAGGTTCCGCGACACCCTTGCACTCGCGATACATCGCGATATAACGTGTCGCCACAAGACGCGATATAACGTGTCGGCAGACCTCAGCAAGGGAGCGGGGCATGGCACAGCAGTGGGAGATCGACGGACCCAAGGTCCTCGACATCGGCGGCGAGGGCGAGACCGTCCACCGGCTCAAGGTGGGCTTGGTCGGCGGTCACGTCGACATCGTCACGCACGACGACTCGAGCACGGCACGACTGGAGGTGCACGAGGTGGTGGGGCGGCCGCTGCAGGTCACCTGGACCGGCTCGACCCTGAGGGTCAGCCACGTCAAGGAGGACGCGGACAACCTGTTCGAGAGCCTCAAGCAGAGCTTCGCCTCCTTCGGCAACCGGCAGCTCCGCGCCCGCGTGAGCCTGTCGGTACCGGCCGCAGCCGAGGTCAGCGTGAGCACCGTCAGCGCGGACGCCCTCGTCAACGGGGTGCGCGCCGAGGTCAGGGCCAACACCGTCTCCGGGTCGCTGACCCTCGACGACATCGCCGGTGACGTCAAGGCCAACACGGTCAGCGGCGAGGTGGAGTGCCACGGCCTGGCCGGCAACTTCACCGGCAAGTCGGTCAGCGGTCCGGTCACGGTCCAGGCCAGCCGGCTCGGGGCGATCAAGCTCAACACGGTCAGCGGAGACATCGCGCTGGACCTCACCAGCGGAGCCGCCCAGATCAGCTCCAACTCGGTCTCCGGCGACGTCACGGTGCGCATCCCGGCGGGCGGCGGCTTCGACGTGACCGCACACACCGCCTCCGGCCAGGTCGTCATCGACGGCCGGCGGGTCACCATCCCGGGCTCGAGGCGACCGGGTGGTCAGCTCAGCGAAGGCGACCGGGCGCTGGCGATCAAGGCCAACGCGGTCTCCGGCAACGTCGTGATGCTGCGCGCCGCAACCAGCGGCACCCCGCAGGACACGCCACCGGAGACACCCCAGGACAGCCCCCGCGACACGCCCCAGGACGTGCCCGGCGACACCGAGAGCGCCGCCGGATGAGCCCGGTCTTCGCCCACGGCCAGCTGCGGCTCTACCTGCTCGCGCTGCTCGAGGAGGGACCGCGTCACGGCTACGAGATCATCCGGGCCCTGGAGGAGCGGTTCAACGGGCTCTACTCCCCCAGCGCCGGCACGGTCTACCCGCGCCTGGCCAAGCTCGAGGAGGAGGGGCTCGTCGAGCGCTCCGAGGAGGGCCGCAAGGCGACCTACCGGATCACCGACGCCGGTCGGGCCGAGGTGCAGGCCCGTCAGCTCGACCTCGCCGACCTGCAGCAGGACCTCGACCACTCGGTCCGCGAGCTGGCCCAGCAGGTGCGCTCACGCGTGCACGGCAGTGCCACCGACCTGCGGGCCGAGCTCAAGGCGGCAGCCAAGGAGGCCAGGGCCAACGCGACGCCCGCGGGCACGGCGTACGACGCGGCGTGGCCGCTGGGCGAGTGGGGCAACGGCCCCGCCGCCCGCGACATCGAGGCGGCGATCAACGCCTTCCGCCACGACGTGCGCGACGCCGTCCGGCGGGTGCAGGCCGACAGCCAGAAGCGGCAGGAGGTGCTCGACATCCTGCACGACGCCGCGGGCCGCATCCGGGAGGTGCTGCAGCGCCGCTGAGGCTCAGGTGGTGATGACGACCTTGCCGAAGAGGTCTCCGGCGACCATCTTCTCGAAGCCCGCGCGGGCGTCGGCGAGGGCGAACTCGGAGTCGACAGCCGGGGTGATCCCCCGGCTGTCGACCAACCGGGCCAGGCGCTCCAGCTCCTGGCGGTTGCCCATCGTCGACCCGATCACCCGCAGCTGCTTGAAGTAGATCTTGGTCAGCTCCGCCCTGGCCGGCGCGTCGCCGGAGGTGGCGCCGGAGATGACGACCGTGCCGCCGGGACGCAGCGAGTTGATGGAGTGCGACCAGGTGGCCGCGCCCACGGTCTCCATCACGGCGTCGACCCGCTCGGGCAGCCGCGCGCCGGGCTCGAAGACCGCGTCGGCCCCGATCTCGAGGGCCTTGGCCCGCTTCGCCTCGTCCCGGCTGGTGGCCCACACCCGGTAGCCCGTGGCCGCCCCGAGCTGCACCAGCGCGGTGGCCACTCCCCCGCCGGCGCCCTGCACCAGCACGGTCGCGCCGGGCGTCAGGCCGGCGCTGGAGAAGAGCATCCGGTATGCCGTGAGCCAGGCCGTGCTCAGGCAGGCAGCGGTGTGCCAGCCGAGCCCGGCCGGCTTGGGCACGAGGTTGGCCGTGGGCACGAGCACCTTCTCGGCGAGCGTGCCGTCGTGCAGCTCGGACAACAGGGTCCGGCGCGGGTCGAGGGTCTCGTCGCCGTGCCAGCCCTCGCTGGCGACCACCGCGTGGACGATGACCTCGTTGCCGTCCTCATCCAGGCCCGCGCCGTCGCACCCCAGCACCATCGGCAGCCGGTCGGCGGGCAGGCCGACGCCCTTGAGCGACCAGACGTCGTGGTGGTTCAGGCCGGCGGCCTTGAGCCTGACGACCGACCAGCCCGGGCGCGGCTCGGGATCGGGGCGCTCCCCGATCACCAGGCCCGACAACGGGTCGGAGGCGGACTGGCTGGCGGCATAGGCGGCGAGCATGTCCCGACCCTAGCCAAACCGGTCAGGCCAGGCCCGCCACGGCCGCGGCAACGGCCGGCGCACACCGCTCGTCGAAGACGCTGGGCACGATCTCCTCCGCGGTGGGCTCCTCGACCAGGTCCGCGATGGCATGGGCGGCCGCCACCTTCATCGCCTCGGTGACCTGCGGGACGCCGGTGTCGAGGGCGCCGCGGAAGATCCCCGGGAAGGCCAGCACGTTGTTGATCTGGTTCGGGAAGTCCGAGCGCCCGGTGGCGACCACCGCGGCATACCGGGAGGCGACCGAGGGGTGCACCTCCGGGTCGGGGTTGGCCAGGGCGAAGATGACCGAGCCCGGGGCCATGCGGGCGATGTCGGCCTCGGGCACCGAGCCGCCGGAGACGCCGATGAACACGTCGGCGCCCACGAGGGCGTCGGCGAGCGAGCCGGTCAGCCCGCGCGGGTTGGTCGTCGCGGCGAGGCGGTGCTTGTGCTCGGCCAGGTCCGAGCGGCGCGGGGAGATGATGCCGCGGGAGTCGCAGACGACGATGTCGCCGATGCCGGCCCGGCTCAGCAGCCGGGCCACGGCGACCCCGGCCGCACCGGCGCCGGAGATGACCACCCGCAGCGACGCCAGCGGACGGCCCACCACCCTGGCGGCGTTGACGAGCCCGGCGAGCACCACGATCGCGGTGCCGTGCTGGTCGTCGTGGAAGACGGGGATGTCGAGGCGCTCCTGCAGCCGGCGCTCGATCTCGAAGCAGCGCGGGGCCGAGATGTCCTCGAGGTTGATCCCGCCGTACGTGGGGGCGATCCGGGCGATGGCGTCGACGAGCTCGTCCACCGTGCCGGACTCCATGCACACCGGAACGGCATCGACGTCGGCGAAGTGCTTGAACAGCACCGCCTTGCCCTCCATCACGGGCATCGCTGCGAGCGGCCCGATGTCACCCAGACCGAGCACCGCGGTCCCGTCCGTGACCACCGCGACGGTGTTGCGGCGAGCGGTGTAGCGGGCCGCCAGCGAGGGGTCGGCCGCGATGGCACGGGAGACGTCGGCGACACCGGGGGTGTAGAGCAGGGACAGGTCACGCCGGTCACGCAGCGGCTTGGTGGCGGTGACCGCCAGCTTGCCGCCCTCGTGGGCGCGGAAGACCGGGTCGGACGGGTCGAACGCGTGGATCGGGAACGACGGGTGAGCAGACATGACACCTCTTCGACATGGAGCGAGCACGCAGGGAGATCAGAGAACTCGAAGCCTGGGTGGTGGCTACTGACACGTCGCGGGGGGTGGCCCGCTGCGTCCGATGGTGCCACAGGCCAGGCACACCGGCACACCGCCACCACCGGACTGTGACGCGGGTCGCGGTGGCGGCCAGTCGCGATCGAATGGGTATGCATGACCCTGCATGATGATGCGATAGCATCTCCCCGCGCGTCCGGACCAACCCGGACATGACCGGACTTCCGGACACCGCAGCCATCCCACGACCCGGGCGGGGTCACACCCGTGTCACGGAGGTGACTGAAGTCTCGCCCTGCGCAAATTGCGGGTGGCAGGATGATTCCGTCCGGCGTACATCAGTTTGAAGAGCTTCCACGAAGGAGCACCTCGATGACCCGTCCTTCCTCCCCTGTCCTCCGCGCCGCTGTCGGCGTCGCGGTGGCGAGCCTCGCCCTCAGCGCGTGCGGTTCGAACACCCTTTCGTCGGGCGGGTCAACCTCCAGCGGGCCGGCACCGACCGCGACCAAGAACGCCGCCCTGGCCGCCAAGCTCCCGGCCAAGATCAAGTCCTCGGGCGAGATCGTCATCGGCACTGACGCCACCTACGCCCCCAACGAGTTCCTGGCCACCGACGGCAAGACCGTCCAGGGCATGGACGTCGACCTGTTCAACGCCGTGGCCCAGGAGTTCGGCGTCAAGGCCAGGTTTGTGCCGGCCAACTTCGACTCGATCATCCTCGGCGTCGACAGCGGCAAGTACGACATGGGCATCTCCAGCTTCTCGATCACCGATGAGCGCAAGAAGCAGGTCAACATGGTCAGCTACTACACCGCGGGCACGCAGTGGATCGCCGCCAAGGGCAACCCGAAGAAGGTCAACCCCGACGACGCCTGCGGCCTCAACGTGGCCGTCCAGAAGGCCACCACCCAGCTCGACGACGTGACGGCGCGCAGCAAGAAGTGCACGAGTGCCGGCAAGAAGCCGATCAACATCATCGTCGAGGTCGGACAGGACAAGGTGACTGCCGACGTCACCAGCGGGAAGGCCGACGCGATGCTCGCCGACTCCCCCGTCGGGCTCTACGCCGTCAAGCAGACCGGTGGCGAGCTCGAGGCCGTCGGCTCGATCTACGACTCGGCGCCCTACGGCTACGTCATCCCCAAGAGCGAGACCGAGTTCGGCAACGCCCTGGTCGAGGCTCTCAAGCAGCTGGAGAGCTCCGGCGGCTACAAGCAGGCCCTGGCCAAGTGGGGCATCCAGACCGGCGCCATCAACAACTTCGCCCTCAACCCGTGATGAGTGCGACGACCGACACGAGCCGGCCGGGCGTGATCCACGCCCGGCCGGTGAGGCACCCCTGGCGCTGGGTGGCACTCGCCATCATCGCCGTGATGGTGGCCATGCTGCTCAGCTCGTTCCTCACCAACGACAAGTGGAACTTCCCCTTCGCACTCCAGGTGATGAATCAGAGCCCGGTGCTCGAGGGCCTCTACAAGGGCACCATCCTCGGCACTGTCGGCGCCATGATCATCGGCGTCATCCTCGGCGTCATCATCGCGATCATGCGCCTGTCCTCGAACCCGGTCCTGCGAGGCGTGTCGTTCGTCTACACCTGGTTCTTCCGCGCGATCCCCCGTTACGTCCTCCTGGTGATCATCGGCACCGGCCTGGGGTACCTCTACCACACCCTCGATGTCGGGGTGCCGTTCGGCAAGCAGATCGCCGGCGTGTTCGGCCTGCAGAGCGACCTGACCTTCTTCCACCTGACGACCGACGAGATCGTCGGCGGACTGGTGGGTGGCATCATCGGCCTCGGGCTGTCCGAGGCCGCCTACATGGCGGAGATCGCGCGCGCGGGCATCCTCTCGGTCGACGTCGGCCAGAGAGAGGCCGCCCAGGCGCTCGGCATGAGCAGCAGCAAGACCATGCGTCGCATCGTGCTCCCGCAGGCCATGCGGGTGATCGTGCCCCCGACCGGCAACGAGACCATCGCGATGGTCAAGGACACCTCGCTGCTGGTGGCCATCCCGGTGATCACCGAGCTCTTCTACCAGGCCAGTGCCATCGGCTCCCGCACGCTGAAGATCATGCCCTCCTACGTCGCAGCGACCGCGTGGTACCTCATCGTGTGCAGCGTGCTGATGGTCGGCCAGTCCTACCTGGAGCGCTACTTCGGCCGTGGCTTCGGCCAGAAGGCGCCGAAGACGAGGCGGTTTGCCCGGCCGGGTGGGGCGGGAGGCGCGTGATGACCACTGGGACAACGTCCACTCCGCTGGTCCACGCCCTCAACGTCAGCAAGGCCTTCCACGGCAACGAGGTCCTCAAGGGCATCGACCTGGACGTGCACAGGGGTCAGGTCGTCTGCCTGCTCGGCCCTTCCGGGTCGGGCAAGACGACGTTCCTGCGCTGCATCAACCAGCTGGAGTCGCTCGACGGCGGACGCATCTGGGTCGATGGCGACCTGATGGGCTACGAGGACCGGGGCGGCACGCTGCACGACCTCACCGACCGTGCCATCGCCGCACAACGCCGCAACATCGGCATGGTCTTCCAGCGGTTCAACCTCTTCCCGCACATGACCGCGGTGCAGAACATCATGGAAGCCCCGATCCAGGTCAAGGGAGAGAACAAGGCCAAGGCGCGAGAGAGGGCCATGACGCTGCTCGAGCGCGTGGGGCTGTCGGACAAGCCCGACGCCTACCCGTCCCAGCTCTCCGGCGGCCAGCAGCAGCGGGTCGCCATCGCTCGTGCACTGGCCATGAACCCCAAGCTCATGCTGTTCGACGAGCCCACCTCGGCGCTCGACCCCGAGCTGGTCGGTGAGGTCCTGGCCGTCATGCGCCAGCTGGCCCGCGACGGCATGACCATGATCGTCGTCACCCACGAGATGGTCTTCGCCCGCGAGGTGGCCGACCACGTGGTCTTCATGGACGGCGGCGTCGTCGTCGAACAGGGCGACCCGCGATCGGTCATCGACAACCCGCAGCACAACCGCACCCGGACCTTCCTCGGCAGGATGCAGGCCGAGTACAAGCCCGCGGTGGAGCACGTGCCGGACGTCATCCCCGGCACTGTCCCCAAGGCTCCGACGAGCGTCGACTGACGGTGCTGCGCCTCGGCATCGCCCTCGTGCGTGGTCGCTCCATGGAGCCGACCCTGCACGAGGGCGATCGCCTGCTCGTGCTGCACGGGGCGCGCGCCCGGGTGGGCCGGCTGGCCGTGGTCCGGCTGCCGCCCGGCCCTGACGGCCCGCGCCCGCTGGCGGTCAAGCGCGTGACCGGACGCGACCCCGGCGGCGGTGACGGCTGGTGGGTCGAACGCGACAACCCCCGCGAGGGCGTGGACTCCTGGCAGGTCGGCGCGATCCCCCCCGGCGACGTGCAGGCGCTGGTCCTCGGGCGGGTGCCCGGCCGCCGGGCGCTGGCCACGATGGCGCTCGGGACACTGCTGCTGAGCCGCCGTCGCCGACGGGGATGACGCGGGGTAGGTTGACCGGGTACGCCCGATCGTCCGCAGAAAGGGATCCCCGTGATGTTCTCCCGCTTGTTTGCCGCCCCGGTCGAGGTCAGCGCCCACTGCGACCTGCCCTGTGGTGTCTACGACCCCGCCCAGGCCCGCATCGAGGCCGAGTCCATCAAGGCGATCATCGCCAAGGTGGCCGACAACGACGACGCCGACTTCCGCGTCCGCGCGACCATCATCAAGGAGCAGCGTTCCGAGCTCGTGAAGCACCACCTCTGGGTGCTGTGGACCGACTACTTCAAGGCCCCGCACTTCGAGAAGTACCCCCAGCTGCACACCCTCTTCAACGAGGCCACCAAGCTGGCCGGCGCGACCGGCACCAAGGGTGAGTTCGACGCCGCCAAGGCCGACGAGCTGCTCGCCAAGATCGCCGAGATCGACACGATCTTCTGGGAGACCAAGAAGGCCGCCTGAGCCTTCGGCCACCAGACGAAGGGCCGCCGCACCCCTGGGGTGCGGCGGCCCTTTCGCGTGTATGCCGGGTGGCCGCCCCGGGTGCGCCGCGCACCCAGGACGGACCACCCGGCATACCGGGCTCACTTCAGGTAGACGATGCCGTCCGTGGTGATCGTCGGCCGGCCGGCGGTGGCGAGGTTGACCACCTTGACCGTGTGCGTGGCACTGGTCGACCAGGTCCTGGCCCAGATCGCGTTGCGGTAGAGGGCCGTGCTGGAGCGGAGGTCGACCGTGGCCACCTTGACCCCGTCGACGTAGACCGCGGCCTGGCCCGAGCTGGAGGCCCGGGACACGACCCAGGCCACCGACCTCCCGGTGAACTTCCAGGTCAGCGAGGCGTTGAGGGCGCTGGTGGACAGCGAGTAGCCGCCGAGGTAGCTGCTGCTGCTGCGGGAGGTCCAGCTGCCGCTGCGCACCGCCGAGGTCTCCTGCAGGATCGCCGGCGTGACCACCGTCGAGGCTGACCCCGTGTTACCTGCCGCGTCGGTCGCCTTGAGGGCGAACGTGGTGCTGACGCCCGGGCGGGCCGCCGTGGCCCACGACGTCGTCGTGGGTGCGAAGGTCGCCGCCGACGGCGCTGTCGCCTGCACCTGCCGGAGCAGGGCGTTGTCGGACGCCTTCCACACCAGCGTCATCGGCGCGGACGTCGAGGCGACCGTGCCGCCGCGGAGCCCGGCATACGGCCTGGTGGGGAACGTCGGCGCGGCGGTGTCGCCCACGACCGTGCTGGCCCCCGAGGTGGCCGCCTTGCCGGTGAACTGCGTGGCGCGGACTGCGACCGTGTGTTTGCCCGGCGTGAGGGTGGCCTGCAGCGAGGTGGCGCCGGTGGTCGAGGTCGCGGCGACGGTCCCGTCGACGAGCAGCTCAGAGCGGGAGACCAGGGCGAGCGGGCTGCCAGCGGTCCAGCTGACCGTGACCGGGCCGCGGGTGTAGTACGTGCCGCTTACGGCCGTCGCACCGGAGATGCCGGTGATGCGCACGCCCGAGGGCGGACCGGCAGCCCAGGTGCGCAGCGTCGGCAGCTGGGCATAGACCCCGTCGCCGGGGCACTGCGTGGCGAAGCCGTCACGGTGCCCGGAGAGCGCCTGGAAGGTGTAGGTGTTTCCGTGGACGAACCGGGGCGGGGTCTCGGTGGTGGTGTCGCCGCGGTAGGTGAGCACCTGGCCGGTCTGGTCCGCCGTGTAGCGCGCGAAGCCGAGCTTCCAGGCCACGAGCCGGGCGATGCTCTGCTCGGCCGCACTGCTGGCGCCGGCGGTGCCGGTGTAGGTGCCGATCACGGCGATGCCGGCGCTGTCGGTGTTGAACCCGTAGGTCTGGGCGCCGATGACCGGCTGGTCCATGCCGCCGTAGCGGCCCTCCCAGAGCTGGCCGCACTTGTCGACGAGGAAGTTGTAGCCGATGTCGTCCCAGCCCATGGTGTCCACGTGGTACGCGTAGATGCTGCGGATCACGGCTTTGGACCCGTTCGGCCCGTCGGCGCCGTTGGTGCCCGGGCCACACGTGTAGTCGTTCGCGCCGTCAGTGTGGTGGACGAAGACGACCTTGACCGCCGTCCCGTAGTCCGGGGACGCCGTGCGTCGCTTGGTCTCGTCCGCACCCCAGTCGGCGCGCGTGGCGATCGGCGGCATGGGCGCGGTCGAGGTGGCCGGCGGGGGCGTCGTCGTGCTCGTCGTGGTGCTCGGCGCGGTGGTGGTCGTCGACGAGGCCGTGGTCGGCGGCGCCGTTGTCGTCGAGGCCGTGGACGTGTCCGTCGAAGTGGTCGCCGTGGCCGTGTCCGTCGTCGAGCTGGACGTGCCCGTGCCCGTGGCCGTGTCGGTGGAGGTGCTGGTTGTCGCCGTGTCCGTCGATGTCGCGGTCGCCGTGTCAGTGGCGGACTGGACGAAGGCCATGTTGGCCACCCGGGCGCCACCGGCGTGGCCCGGGTCGACCAGCGCCAGCTTCATGCCAGCCGGCAGCTGCCGGCTCGGCTTGCCGGCGACCCGCAGCTGCACCCCGTTGGACGGGCCGACCCACAGCGGGGCTGTGCCGCCGCGCGCCTTCGCGCCCTCACTGCCGTCCGGTGCGTCCTCACCCTGCGGGTTGACGGCGTGCCAGCCGGACCACTGGCCGGAGGAGGCGGACCGCACCCGCACCTCGACGGTGCCGTCGAGCCGGGTGCGCGCCTGGTCCCACGTCACGCCCACGAGGCTGAACGGCTTCGTGGCGCGTTGCGGCACGTCCACCCGGGAGCTGCCCGGGGTGGCGCTCAGCGCCACCTGCTCGACGTCGGCGTGCACCGGGCCGCGCACCGGCGCCCACGACATGGCCGGGGCGCCGTGCCGCGGGGACGCCACGGCCGTCAGGCAGCCCGTCACGACCGCGGCCGCCAGTCCGGCACCCAGAATCGTCTTGCGCTTGGAAAGCCTTGCCACTGAAGGGAGTTCCCGCCCCACCAAACCCTCACTCTCACGCTGCCAGGGCAGCGCGAGATCGCTGCCGCTGCAGCATAGGGCCTTCCGGACAAACCGGACGGTCACATTTCGGACGCGCGCATCCCACCACCCCGGGAGCCGGAAGAGTACGGTGCCCCCGCGGCTGCCCGCCGCAGTCGATCACCGCCGTGGAGGTCCTCATGGATCATGACGAGATCCATCGCACTGCACCCCCGGCCCGGACCGGTCTCATGGTCCTCGCCGGGATCCTCGTGGCCGCACCGATCCTGGCCCTGGTGTGGGTGTCGAGCTATGCCAAGGACGGGCCGCAGCTGGGCGGCTTCCCGTTCTTCTTCTGGTACCAGCTGCTCTGGGTCTTCCTGACCTCGGGCTGCACCTACGCCGCCTACCGCATCGTGCTGGCGGCGCGGCCGCACCGACCGATGGACGGCGGAACCACACCTGAGCGTGAAGGGGCACTGCGATGACCCACAGCCTGGCCACTGCCTCGGGGAGCAGCACCGGCGTCAACGGCGTCGCCCTGACCGTGCTCATCATCGTGTTCGTCGCCGTCACGGTCATGGGCTTCATGGCCACGCGCTGGCGCCGCCCGAAGAGCATGTCCAGCCTCGACGAGTGGGGCCTCGGAGGCCGCGGCTTCGGCACGTGGGTCACCTGGTTCCTGCTGGGAGGCGACCTCTACACGGCATACACGTTCGTCGCGGTCCCCGCGGCGATGTTCGCCACCGGGGCGGTCACCGGCTTCTTCGCGGTGCCCTACACGATCGTGCTCTACCCGATCATCTTCGTCTTCCTGTCCCGGCTGTGGTCGGTCAGCCACCGGCACGGCTACGTCACGGCGGCCGACTTCGTCCGCGGCCGCTACGGCTCGCGCGGGCTGTCGCTGGCGGTCGCCCTCACCGGCATCCTCGCGACGATGCCGTACATCGCGCTGCAGCTGGTCGGCATCCAGGCGGTGCTCGAGGTCATCGGCCTCGGTGGCTCCGGCAACACGCTGGCCAAGGACCTGCCGCTGCTCATCGCCTTCGCGGTGCTGGCGGCCTACACCTACTCCAGCGGCCTGCGCGCCCCGGCGATCATCGCCTTCGTCAAGGACACCCTGATCTACCTGGTCATCATCGTCGCCGTGATCTACCTGCCGTCGAAGTTCGGCGGCTGGGGCCACATCTTCGACGCGGCGCAGACCAAGATGGCCAAGCCCAACCCGGCCACCGGCAAGCCGACGGGGTCGTTCATCCCGACGGACAAGCAGTTCTGGGCCTACGCCACCCTCTCGCTGGGGTCGGCGCTGGCGCTGTTCATGTACCCCCACTCGATCACCGGCGTGCTGTCGTCCAAGTCCCGCAACACGATCCGGCGCAACGCCTCGATCCTGCCGGCCTACAGCTTCGTGCTGGCCCTG is a genomic window containing:
- a CDS encoding ABC transporter substrate-binding protein, whose translation is MTRPSSPVLRAAVGVAVASLALSACGSNTLSSGGSTSSGPAPTATKNAALAAKLPAKIKSSGEIVIGTDATYAPNEFLATDGKTVQGMDVDLFNAVAQEFGVKARFVPANFDSIILGVDSGKYDMGISSFSITDERKKQVNMVSYYTAGTQWIAAKGNPKKVNPDDACGLNVAVQKATTQLDDVTARSKKCTSAGKKPINIIVEVGQDKVTADVTSGKADAMLADSPVGLYAVKQTGGELEAVGSIYDSAPYGYVIPKSETEFGNALVEALKQLESSGGYKQALAKWGIQTGAINNFALNP
- a CDS encoding amino acid ABC transporter permease; translated protein: MVAMLLSSFLTNDKWNFPFALQVMNQSPVLEGLYKGTILGTVGAMIIGVILGVIIAIMRLSSNPVLRGVSFVYTWFFRAIPRYVLLVIIGTGLGYLYHTLDVGVPFGKQIAGVFGLQSDLTFFHLTTDEIVGGLVGGIIGLGLSEAAYMAEIARAGILSVDVGQREAAQALGMSSSKTMRRIVLPQAMRVIVPPTGNETIAMVKDTSLLVAIPVITELFYQASAIGSRTLKIMPSYVAATAWYLIVCSVLMVGQSYLERYFGRGFGQKAPKTRRFARPGGAGGA
- a CDS encoding amino acid ABC transporter ATP-binding protein, whose translation is MTTGTTSTPLVHALNVSKAFHGNEVLKGIDLDVHRGQVVCLLGPSGSGKTTFLRCINQLESLDGGRIWVDGDLMGYEDRGGTLHDLTDRAIAAQRRNIGMVFQRFNLFPHMTAVQNIMEAPIQVKGENKAKARERAMTLLERVGLSDKPDAYPSQLSGGQQQRVAIARALAMNPKLMLFDEPTSALDPELVGEVLAVMRQLARDGMTMIVVTHEMVFAREVADHVVFMDGGVVVEQGDPRSVIDNPQHNRTRTFLGRMQAEYKPAVEHVPDVIPGTVPKAPTSVD
- a CDS encoding peptidase S24 → MEPTLHEGDRLLVLHGARARVGRLAVVRLPPGPDGPRPLAVKRVTGRDPGGGDGWWVERDNPREGVDSWQVGAIPPGDVQALVLGRVPGRRALATMALGTLLLSRRRRRG
- the sodN gene encoding superoxide dismutase, Ni, whose protein sequence is MFSRLFAAPVEVSAHCDLPCGVYDPAQARIEAESIKAIIAKVADNDDADFRVRATIIKEQRSELVKHHLWVLWTDYFKAPHFEKYPQLHTLFNEATKLAGATGTKGEFDAAKADELLAKIAEIDTIFWETKKAA
- a CDS encoding N-acetylmuramoyl-L-alanine amidase, producing MASPRHGAPAMSWAPVRGPVHADVEQVALSATPGSSRVDVPQRATKPFSLVGVTWDQARTRLDGTVEVRVRSASSGQWSGWHAVNPQGEDAPDGSEGAKARGGTAPLWVGPSNGVQLRVAGKPSRQLPAGMKLALVDPGHAGGARVANMAFVQSATDTATATSTDTATTSTSTDTATGTGTSSSTTDTATATTSTDTSTASTTTAPPTTASSTTTTAPSTTTSTTTPPPATSTAPMPPIATRADWGADETKRRTASPDYGTAVKVVFVHHTDGANDYTCGPGTNGADGPNGSKAVIRSIYAYHVDTMGWDDIGYNFLVDKCGQLWEGRYGGMDQPVIGAQTYGFNTDSAGIAVIGTYTGTAGASSAAEQSIARLVAWKLGFARYTADQTGQVLTYRGDTTTETPPRFVHGNTYTFQALSGHRDGFATQCPGDGVYAQLPTLRTWAAGPPSGVRITGISGATAVSGTYYTRGPVTVSWTAGSPLALVSRSELLVDGTVAATSTTGATSLQATLTPGKHTVAVRATQFTGKAATSGASTVVGDTAAPTFPTRPYAGLRGGTVASTSAPMTLVWKASDNALLRQVQATAPSAATFAPTTTSWATAARPGVSTTFALKATDAAGNTGSASTVVTPAILQETSAVRSGSWTSRSSSSYLGGYSLSTSALNASLTWKFTGRSVAWVVSRASSSGQAAVYVDGVKVATVDLRSSTALYRNAIWARTWSTSATHTVKVVNLATAGRPTITTDGIVYLK
- a CDS encoding DUF3311 domain-containing protein, which translates into the protein MDHDEIHRTAPPARTGLMVLAGILVAAPILALVWVSSYAKDGPQLGGFPFFFWYQLLWVFLTSGCTYAAYRIVLAARPHRPMDGGTTPEREGALR